TCCACTTTTGTTTTCATGGAATGTTTTACCTCTTTTCTGGACGGACAGAAGCAACAAGGCGAAACTTGAGTTTACCGGTGACAGTTTGCCAAGGAAAGAAAATCGATGAAGTTTCAAACGAGGAGGATATGAATCAGACGGAAGGATTTTGAAAGGCTGCGCGCGTGACTGTGTGTTAAGATCAAATCTGGGGGAAAACCCATCTAAAATTTGTTAAAAGGTCTGAGTAAAACGAACAATGGCAAAGAAATACGACTTGCTCTTTAAATTGTTGCTTATTGGCGATAGTGGTGTTGGCAAGACCTGTTTGATCATCCGTTTTGCAGAGGACAATTTTAATTCAACGTATATATCAACCATCGGTAAGTGACCAGAACGAACCTGTTTCAAATACTGTTTGATATGATAAGATGTTTCGCTCTGCTGCCAAGTTTCTACCTTGTAAAACAAGTGCTACCCTAAGTGTTTGTTCATGTCAGTACTAGTCCAAACGACATCTCATTCCAGCCTGCCCCAGTATAACTCAAATCAGTTTTGGGGATCATCCCGTGCTCTGTGTATCTTCCTCTCTAATTGCATTTCCGGTGTTGTGCCCATTTTCGACCCCCTGGCAAATTACTACCCCCCTCGTTGaaatcgctacctgattgcctaatcctaaaACCGCCCCTATTtctaacccctcccccacacctaaccctaaacctaccaatactagggggtTATTAATCTGGTGggggtcagaattgggcacaacGCTACTTCACTTCCGCTAGCCACAGCCTGCCCCCTGTCTGTATCTCATTTTTCAACCCACCCCCCAGCATCGGATGGAGGCCATCCTCCATGGCATTTAGTGCATTCACCCAGATCTTCAAACAACCCCTTCCCTCCCTTCTCCGATCTAATTCACTGAAAAACAAACCAGGGTGTTGATTTAACAATCAGAGCAGTGATTGTGTCTCATTATGTCTGCTCTTGTATTTCTGAATATAGCAGACATTGATTAGTTCACTTTTATTATGCCTCTTGGTGTTAAAACATGGTCacccttccttccttcctgccCCTCCTGGTTTATCtgtttccctttttctttttcctagGTATTGACTTCAAAGTGAAGACCATTGAGGTTGAGGGAAAGAAAGTCAAACTTCAAgtctggtaaaaaaaatatttgtattttttattttgtattttcgtttccatttttatatatatatatatatatatatatatatatatatatatatatatatatatatatatatatatatataatatttatatttattagtggtgggcatagattaattttttttaatctagattaatctcactttaatcttggaattaatctagattaaaatggctcatttgaattctgacgaaggcattcaaattatattcaataaaatgtacttgttagtactgatagagctgtgctgcactctaacatagtagtttgacgacgactcttcccctgcgctacatcagtgcttggcccggcatcttccacATTAGCTAaaggatgctttgcgtttaggtggtacttgagactggaagaactgtAAACTGGAAgaacagtaaactaattccgcattgcacaatttgcaaacaaccttacgcctgtttcacacatactccgtctgcagtgcgtatgcgttgcattttttttacgcacccatgttacggattccagcgttcacgcggttgcggtccgtcagtgcgttccaggagcggtgagtctgcagcagtgcagcgatcgtttacgtaccgagtctatttttgctgtgctgcatgcgctgaattaaaatgacagcgcattgtttgtggtaaaaattaacatggattgaaaCGGAAATGCAGTAGTTTCacaataaattcaattcaattcaagtttatttgtatagcgtttttttacgatacaaatcattacaaagcaactttacagaaaattaagtttctacaatatttagtagtagcttatcagtggtgactgtcagttcatgtgcatatagcagaaatgttcagaaaaatcaataaaagacgtaaacaaacagacgattaacactattaacagcaattatgcaatcaaacttatagcaaaatgtggtagttctgtatgttgtctctgggttagcatcatctgaggtcctctgaggggctggcgtcatcttttctcaggtgttctggatccagactggagcttgtgtaaatcctagttaccacgggatgtaaatcccgtggcaaagcagagaaacaaatagagacataattagcgtagctgctgttccagccaagtaaaattaattcgtttaacccaagccaATAACccaaatgaatactaattaaaggcttctgtgttatAAACGCAACTCATGGGTTTttgctaggtttaaaacaagaaaaagagcacctttagataaacgaggcaacatgttataggcctatgcacttttatggaagcagaaaaacaaagttcattaagaaccgtttgattgcttgtaataaagatttaaatgcaaaaggcacgagagtcgactgtttctgtcagtggtgctttcattttaaatatttgcgatatcccaacaagaaaagtaggctaattgttgtttaaatgttttgccgcttgtttgagcagcttattatacaaacctagaagtcgaatgcatgaataatatgttgtttatatttattaagtttaaactaatgtctatgattatgaaagattgttactgttctgtgattaGAGTCACACGGAGTATGTGTGAGtcttgtcaaggttttttttgggaagcttggtaatttcacagtaggcatacacaggttcgaagactcgttctcgccccctacagtgcaattcatctaggtatacatccgtgctaaactatcacggtgaaagtcatcatagcttgcatagtatagacccagctcccaacccaactttgagaatagattaacggcgagattttttttttttttttttttaatcgcccgataagagtctcacgttaacgccgataacggcccaccactacacacacatatacaaaataaaataaatgtatttttcaattataaatatatttcagggGAAATTTAGTCAACTAATactaaaatgatatatatatatatatatatatatatctatatcatttTAGTATTAGTTGACTAAATTTCAcctgaaatatttataattgaaaaatacatttattttattttgtgtgtatatatgtgtatgtatatgtgtgtgtgagtataatatataaaattaaccaGTGAAGTCCTCTTTGTTTGTTAAATCAGAGAAGTTTAAGTTATGCTTTATTGAAGTATTCAGTtaaaattctttacatatgtacAGTGTCTGCAAATACAGTGGCAGTGTTGTGCACACAAAAATGTCTTCAGTGTCTTTTACTGTTGACTGTTAAAACTGTAAGCTCAGTGTTAATGTGTCAAAGGTGGAGTCCGGCTGACTTTAGCTCAGGCTTCCCACAGGCCTTCTGACAATtcaataaagttatttatttatgtatggaGATGATGACATggagttgttgtgtttttttgtttttttttttaacgctgACAAGCTTTCTGAGCattaaaattttgtgtgtgtaactGGCTTTATTTGCTAGGGACACAGCAGGACAGGAGAGGTTTAAGACCATCACTACTGCATACTACAGAGGGGCCATGGTGAGACGAGAAATATGTTAATGCAAAATAATCTTTTTGTTCCTATAGCAGTTATTGGAGTTTGGCAAGTCATACACATTTTGTTAATGGTATATTTTGATCATATCTTTCAGGGCATCATCCTCGTGTATGACATCACTGATGAAAAATCCTATGAGAATATTCAGAACTGGATGAAGAGCATCAAAGAAGtaagagaaaaaggaaaataaaatctgttaGTCATTATAGGAGTttgtttgaaaaatttttttttttttttttgaaagcagtaGATGAATAAATGAACTAGTAAAGGTGGACTTATAATGGTGGACATATAACCCTTAGCATATTTCTATGTCCCATCGCTGCTTAGTTTGGACAGCTTGACCCATTTTGTTTAGGAagtaaaatctaatataaagtccATCATGTGAGAATTGTACCTTAGTTAGTTGACTTCAGAGGTttggaatatttattttgttattttattctaCAGCATAGGAATTCAATCTTAATATCGCATATAGaatgattataatatattttcttgcaACCTCTAGAAAAGCATAAAATGAAACAACCTTTATTAAATGTGAGTttcagttcttgataaaatgtcATAGGAAGTAGGTCCTGCTCAGGTTTCCAGAAAAGAGATGCAGTGTAAATACAAATGGGGCCTTTTGTTATCAGTCTCAGTTATGAAGTAAATGAGGAAGTGAGTGCATTCTTATGTTCTttgtttcccagaatgcatcagcAGGTGTGAGTCGGATGTTACTGGGCAACAAGTGTGATATCGAGTCCAAAAGGAAAGTGGCAAAGGAGATAGGCGAGAAGGTAAGTGCTaggtgttttattggttttaatggcaTGTTAACATCACTACATACCACATGTGAAGTTTGTTGATTTTGGTACTACATCAATGTTTTTTCAGCTgaaaacaaacttaattttgtctttttcatttattttagcttGCAAAGGAACATGGTATTCGATTCTTCGAGACTAGTGCAAAATCGAGCATCAACGTTGAGGAGGTATGGATTGATAGATTTAAGATATGTTCACTCAGCAAACAAATTAACCCTtttctagttttagtttttaagtttcaATCTAATTCAGTATCATTAGTTATAGTCACAGCTGATCTTTATCTGTTATTCAGTTATCTGTATTCATCTTGTACTCTCAATAATGATTGTTTTGATATTGAGTTTCAGGTGCAGAAATGTCTGTGAcacttaataaaaacataaatagtaaATCTGTGCATTTCACTGTGCTTAATTTTATGTAGTCAGTCTACTTTTTGACAGGATTTAACTCTCTCTCCATAGTCTTTTGCTGCTCTTGCTCGAGACATTTTGCTGAAGTCAAATAAGAAGCCGGTGAGTTTTCAGTGTGTGATGCAACATGGTTATTGATGCTTATTGTCTGTTTGTTCATACggaaataaactcacaattactaTTGCATTAAGTTCTAAAGTGATTCATCTcttcttaattgttttttttttttttttttttttgttaatcttgACTGATATCACTGCTAAATCAGACAGATCTAAAGATTAAGTTAACAAGAACAGTAACAAACCTGCCAGGCTGCCAGCATTCGATTACATTTCTtatgtttactgtttttacaggGTCCATCTGGTCGTGAGGTTAAACTTACCAGCACAGAGAAAAAGTCCTCCAAATGTCTTCTTCTTTAGATATGCTTTTAACCAGAGGACAgtctcactacacacacacacacacacacacacacacacacacatacagtaacacTGCAGTGTTAATGCCTGAGAGTCCTTTGCAAAGTGTACATGGAATGTTAATAGGAAGTGGTTTCAAAGAATGATGGCACTAGTACGATATGAAATACATGATATGAGATATGAAACAGGGTGCAGCTTTCGTGTAGTTAGaggaaaatcacttttttttttttttacttcatgtttAGATTTTCGCACTACACAATGAAAACAGTGACCTGGCTACAGTGGAGACAATGTTGGTTTTATTTGCACAACAAGTTTTGCTCAGTCATAATGGAGAACAAGTACCTATTGAATTTCTAGCTTTTGGCAACttcaagtgaaatatatatagtTCGGTTTGATGGCTAGTCAGCACTTTTTGACAAATGGTTTGGATGTTCGTTGCTATAAAAGGTGAACAACTTCAATTTTAAAGACTTTGACCTCTAATGGATGGATATGAGATTTTAGgatgttaaatgagaaagtaatcGATGGATTATGGTTGGGAAAATAATAATGTTCCACTGAAAATTCACAGTGTGTTTCTCCAAAAGGGATTATGGTCAGATATAATTTTTGCATCAAGTTTCTGTCTTCCTGCCGTGTTCCACTTTTCTATATTCTTTTCCACAGCATATTTCTCAGAATCTGTACAATGATCtgcttttaataaagaaaatgttcaaaatcTCATAcagtttaacagtattttttttccccccaccatTTGTGACAATAACAGTACGAAGCTATGTCTTTTGCGCATGCGCGGAAAGGTCGCCAACACTTGTGACTGTCGAAGTAGGTTGCCAAGCAACCACCCACCCAGTGCAGCATCAGCACCTCGCTCTAAGTGAATGCGGTGCCGCATTGAACAAATATTACGGACACGTGCTACCATAATGCGTTGCATATTTGATATTCCTAAAACGGAGTCTCGCTGAAATTGCATCGGATAACGTTTACATGGCGTAAAGACATTATGCGTGAATAGCACACTTACGCAAAGACACAAGTCCTGCGCGATTACGTAGTGATGCTCATGTCCGGGATACGGACGGGACGGGAGTCCTCGTGACTGCGGGAGGAAAAGGGGGAGACTGTACCTCGGATAACACAAATTCAAAGGAAATACCATggctttatatttattattcaaaacacCGGATGCATCATGGGAGCAGCATAGAGAGTCTTTCACAACAAACTGTCCCCGCGTGCATGTTTTCATTTCCTTTTGCTGTCGATTGTTCCCCTTTCTCTGCTGATACCGCTGTGCTTCATGAGACGTGTTTTCCGAGTTCAGGTGGGGGCTGTGAGGCTCTCTAGTGGAAACCCGGTGAACACACACTTCGATGAGAGCAGGACTTGGATTGATTTGTCCTCCTCCGCGGTGTAGCCAGAAGGCCAAAGCTGCTCCACTCGCTCGCGGATGCTGCAGCCACTCGGCCTGCTAAAGGCTCTGGGTACCGCAATGCCGCGGGAATGGAGAGAGAAAGACGGCAGGTGGGCGATGGAGCAAACCAGATCAAGGGATATTGGAGAATGAAGATGCACGACTCCTAGAATAAATGTTGACACAACATATGTGTCTCGTTCCGTTTTAAAAGCTGTGTACTTAATGTTATATAGACCCTACCTGCATATTTAAAGAAGTATTTTCACATATTAAACTGAGTCACATAGTCCCACAATTTAGGAAGTTTTTCGGTAGCCATCATGCCCTCACCGTCGGACTCCAGTAGCGTGGCCTCGATGTCAGGGTCTCGAGCTCTGTCTGGGAGTCGCAGAGGAATGTCTGGGCGGACCAGTGCGCGCGTGCTGCTGTACCTGGGCTTGTGTCACCTTGCGCTTGGGGCCATGGTGCTGGCCTTCAGCTTCACAAGCCTCGCCTTCACCTCATCACCCCGAGTTAGACAGTCCTGTCCTTTCTGGGCTGGTCTCTTTGTAAGTTTCTTTGAAAGTTTATTTGAATATGATTGGCATGACATGTAGTGGAACATGCTGTATTTGATCTCTGCTGTCGATTTCACAGGGCCATTTAAATACAttgcaataaatacataataaatacattttttttagaaaagtgataaaaatagtttattcaacctattatatataatgtcaagctccaaaatgactaaaaagcATTACTGAAAGTAATATAAAAGTGGTCAGTGAGTCGTTTGCTCTGAAGCTATTTCATATAGATTTGTATAAAGAACTGAAAATTTAAACCCTTAAACGTGTTTTTTGTCCTGTTAGGTTGTGGCGTCAGGAGTAGTGGGTGTGATCTCATGGAGGAGGCCCTTCACTCTTGTTGTACGTATCTTTATCATCTTCACAggatgtctgtgtgtttgtctgctcCTCTCAGTTTCTGCAgtgatgctgtttttgtttcgttCAGGTGTCCCTGTTCATGCTGctgtctgcagtgtgtgtgaTTCTCAATTTGGCTGGTTCCATGCTCTCATGTCAGAACGCACAGATGGTCAAATCTTATGTTACCTGTCAGgtaccttctcttctcttctcttctcttctcttctcttctcttctcttctcttctcttctcttctcttctcttctcttctcttctcttctctttcttctctgtgagtcttctcttctcttctcttctcttctcttctcttctcttctcttctcttctcttctcttcaaaTAATATCCATGTGTTTGTTCCAGATGGAGAATCGTCTGTGTCTTTGCTGTGACCACAAGCAGACATGCTCTCCAACAGAAGATGAGACACTAGTGCTCTACCAACATTCAGACTGCCACTCTGTGCGTCATCAGCTCAAGGTTGGGTCCCTTAACTCTTATAGTGTTCGGGATGGTCCTTGCCCCCCAAAGCAAACACTGCACTcaggtgtctgaatacatttgaGTCTAAccaatatattttatgtgtgtgcagGATCTGCTGTTCAGTGCCTGTGGTCTTAGTATTCTCTCTACCATTATCTGCACTCTGTCCACCGTCACCTGCAGCATTCATATCTTCTCTTTGGACCTAATGCATCTAGTGAGACAAAATCCACAAAATCTTTGCACTAAAACACTAGTTTTTAATAACTgaatttttctttcaaatgttaCAGTGTGTAGGTACACTCTTGACCCTTTATCTCATCCCACTCTGTTTGTTGTAGCTGGCTCCTCATCGCTCTCGCTCTGTTAACCCAGAATGCACCACTCCTCAGGATGCATTTCTCAGTAACATGATGGACTTTGAGGAGTTTGTTCCGCCCATTCCTCCACCACCTTACTACCCTCCTGAATACACCTGCAGTTCAGAGACCGATGCACAGAggtgaaaatacacacacacacacttttttgctTTTTCCATCATTTTGTGCACTTTGCATTGACTTTTCTTGTTTCATATTGACCTAATAAAATCTCCTTGCTCTACCTCTAAAACTAAAcctttaagaaaatgttttttaaaaatgaaaatagtattaatatgtttaataaggTCACTTGAGATGCTCTGACAGAGTATTGTTTAGTTAAAGTGTTCTCAGTGTAAAAGTTCTTGAAATATTTgtgttaaatctttttttctcaatCTCTTTTTTGTTCTTATAGGCATCTGTCCATTTTAACAACACTTCTTCTGTCACgccttttcttttaataattactttttctCATGCCTCATTTTTCTGTGTGTACCTGCAGTGTCACATATAATGGATCAATGGAGAGTCCAGTGCCTCTGTACCCAACGGACTGCCCTCCTCCTTATGAGGCAGTGATAGGTCAAAGGGCTCCCAGTCAGGTACATGTGTGCATCGAGGGGTGTAAAGTTGACTTgtttgaacagaaaataaaattcagtgcaatgtttatagaaaatattgttttatgatggctattattatttaaaaaaaaaccaataatattattttatattttttatttatattattattacagtcaCTGTGTAATGTGTTTTCTTAACTTCTTATTCAAACCAAGattttgcattaattaattggataaaaaaaacttaaaatagtaatattgtgaaatattaattttaataatttaaaatgtcttattttctgttaatatattgtaaaatgtaatttattcctgtcttGCCAGAGTtgaattttagcagccattactccagtcttctgtgtcacatgatccttcagaaatcattctaatgtgctgatttgctgctcaagaaatagttattattatcagcattgaaaaaagatgtgctgcttaatatttttgtggaaacagtattactttttttaagaattctttgatgaatagaaaatacaaagaacagtttatttgaaatagaaattgtaacattataaaggtttttactgtca
The Cyprinus carpio isolate SPL01 chromosome A16, ASM1834038v1, whole genome shotgun sequence genome window above contains:
- the rab13 gene encoding ras-related protein Rab-13; its protein translation is MAKKYDLLFKLLLIGDSGVGKTCLIIRFAEDNFNSTYISTIGIDFKVKTIEVEGKKVKLQVWDTAGQERFKTITTAYYRGAMGIILVYDITDEKSYENIQNWMKSIKENASAGVSRMLLGNKCDIESKRKVAKEIGEKLAKEHGIRFFETSAKSSINVEESFAALARDILLKSNKKPGPSGREVKLTSTEKKSSKCLLL